Below is a genomic region from Miscanthus floridulus cultivar M001 chromosome 1, ASM1932011v1, whole genome shotgun sequence.
GAGGTATATACCTTATGATTCTGAAGAGAAATTTCAGTATTTGCAGTTGAACTTCATGACATCATAGTATGATAGTAATGCTAAAGGCTACCCTTTTAAAACAATATGCAAGACATGTTTTACGTGTAAATCCTAGTTTTATAAACAACTTATATTAGCTAATTTAATAATTAACTTCCTGTCAGGCAGTATCCTTGCCTTTCACCTTGATATTAGTATTTACCACTGAGTTTTATGTTACCATAAGTTTAACCTTGGTCCTTGAGCAATCATGCTATGTATTTTTCAGCATCATGAATCTCTTTGGTGTGCTCAAGTACAAGAAGATGGGAGAAGACTTTGTCCGCAATTCAGGGATACCATTCACCATTATCAGGTATATGCAGGTTTGTTTACAGAAAAGTGTTTGAGCGGGCACATCGTGGATATATTATTCTGACATGATACAAGCTGTTTGCAGGCCTGGAAGATTGACAGATGGGCCCTACACTTCGTATGATCTTAATACACTTCTTAAAGCTACAGCTGGAGAGCGACGAGCAGTAGTCATAGTGTTAGAGGAGTCAaaggcctattgggccttagcccattagggttaattagtcgtttgcttaggggccaagtcagacctctctatataatgagaggagatgtatcaatctagaatcaagcaagagattagaaggaaatcccttctctcttgtCGGCCGCGGGCgaagccccgcggccggcctcccccagcgcccttgcagccctagccgccgccactGTGAACAGTACCCGCGACACTGTAGCTCCGCGGGTACTGTAGCGCGCCAGCCGCCGTCGCTCCCCTcgactctctcctctcaatcctagcagccacataacatCTGGTATCAGCTTGCCAGGCTACGATGTCGCTTCCCTTGCCTACAGCCACCACGCAGCCGCCCGTCACCCCCACCGCGCCGCCGTCCTCCGTGAACTCTGGGATCTCCGATGCAACGGCTTCTTCCGAGGCGCCCCTCACGCTGCATGCGTTGGCCTCCGTCGTCCTCGACATCCAGCGCGAGATGCGGGAGATGAGGGCTGCCTGGAACGGGCTCGTCCAGCAACCGCAGCCGCCGCCGTtctcggctcctcctccgccgccgcccgcaTCTTCCACACCAACGCCGTCTGCTCCGGCGGCGTCCTGCCCCTACGGCATGCCGCACTCGGGGTCCAGCGTTCCCCTCCATCAGCTGCAGTGGCCGAACTCGCCGTCGCCGCTGCCCGCCTGGCTGCAGGCCCAGATGGTGGCCTCCGCGCCGATCTACTCGACAGCCGTCTCCTCTACGCCAGCGACTTCGGCTCCGTCATCGACGATCGCGGCCTCTTCCCTGCCCCCCGCCAGCGACATCTTCTATGGGGGGGTAGATGGACCGCTGTTCCAgggagcacctccaccctcggccgGCCAGTACACAGGGGTGGTCGACCCCGGCCTTGCTGCGGCGTTCGCTTTGGGTGGCGCCCAAGCCGGGCCCAAATTCTACAAGCTGGAGTTCCCGACATTCGATGGCTCGGTGGACCCCCTCAACTGGTTAAACCAGTGCGAGCAGTTCTTCAGGGGACAGCAGACGCCGGCCTCGTCCAGGACTTGGCTCGCGTCCTACCACTTGCGCGGTGCAGCTCAGACATGGTATTATGCCCTGGAGCAAGACGAGGGGATGCCACCATGGGAGCGCTTTCGGGCCCTCTGCTCACTCCGCTTCGGACCGTCGGTTCTGGGTACCCGTTTGGCGGAGCTCGCCCGTCTCCCCTTCGTCTCTACTGTGCAGGACTACTCAGAGCGCTACAACGCCGTGCTCTGCCATGCCCGCGACCTCTCCGCTCGCCAAAAGGTGGAGTTGTACGTGGGCGGCCTCCCGGACCACATCAGGAAGCAGGTACAGATGCGTGCGCCGCCGGACCTCCAGTCTGCCATGTACTTGGCGCGGGCCTTTGAGGACTGCGCGTCTATGCCGGTGCCTCCATTCACACGTGCACAGCCGGGCGATCAGATCGCCACTGCGGCAGCAACCGTGCAAGTGGCGCTTGCGCAGAAGAGCGATTGTCAGTCTGCGACGGTGCGATTACAGGCTGCAGCACGCGGCCTCCTAGCGCGGCGCCGACTGCAGGAGATGCGCCGGCAGATACATGAGGCGGCCTTGATGGCGATCGACCTCGGCAAGGGGGGGCACGACCTCGCCCCGTCGAACGGCCAACAACAACCGTGCCGACCCATTGTTGTCTCCAGGCGCGAGCATGGTGCTGTTCCCGCAGGCGGCGCACTCCAGTTCTATGGGAGTGATGATGGAAGAAGCGTACTCCTCTTTGTCACCAGCGGAGACGCACTGCCTAGCGCTGCCGCGTTTCGCTGTCGGCCGCCACGAGGTCGTCTCCGCTGGTCGCTGTTGCGATTGTTTCCAGACAGTCGTACCCATGCAGCCCTCTCGTTTCGATGGTCTCCATGGGATCCAGGCGGCTACACGAGCCTGTCCAGCACGCGGAGGGTGTCCGCCGCATCTTCAGGATTCAAGAATAAAGAGTCGAGTTTATTTGAAATAAGCCGAGATGTAAAAGGCTTGTTCTTAGGTGTTCAGTTTGTGTCTAGTGAAGCCATAGTTAGCATCATTGTTAGGtcgcagctcgaggacgagctgcatgtCCGGGTGGGGAGTAGTGTTAGAGGAGTCAaaggcctattgggccttagcccattagggttaattagtcgtttgcttaggggccaagtcagacctctctatataatgagaggagatgtatcaatctagaatcaagcaagagattagaaggaaatcccttctctcttgtCGGCCGCGGGCgaagccccgcggccggcctcccccagcgcccttgcagccctagccgccgccgctgtgaacagtacccgcggtaCTGTAGCTCCGCGGGTACTGTAGCGCGACAGCCGCCGTCGCTCCCCTcgactctctcctctcaatcctagcagccacataacacATAGGCAAAGGTTATTTCTTTTGTTCACCTGCATTTTATGAGGAACCTTTTGTTTTGATAAGATCTTTGCTTCTTCTAACACTTCCTCATATCCTACTAGGTGACAAGCTTGTGGGGGAAGTTAGCAGACTTGTGGTGGCAGAAGCTTGCATCCAAGCTTTAGACATCGAATCCACTGAAGGACAAATATATGAGATTAATTCAGTGAAGGTACTCATTTTTTTTCTAGAACGGATACAATTAGTTATTGGCAATTAGCTAATTATCATCAGGGCTGAATCAAGATACAATGTGATTAAGTCCCTGAAAATTCACAATCTCTTTTTATTTTCTCAAACACGCAAGAGAGTTGTGTATCATTTAATTAATAGAGGAAAGAAGTTGTTAGCATATATGCCCTAACTGCCTTATGATTACAACATGTGCCACTAACCAACTGAGAAAGACGAAGTCCCAACAACGTAAAACCTATTCTGGCAGCAGAAACGACTGTAGTTCTCTTCATCCCTTGCCCCTGCTGCCTGCTGTACACCAGTGATCCTTCACTAAGCACTTCTTGCAACACTTCTTTTTGGTTCCTGACTCTGAAGATACAACATTAGATTTGTAAGCAATGAAGATTGCGTGGAATATTGGATTAGATTGATTGAGAAacctatgtacatatatataggggATGGGAGATCTCGTGGCTTACAGAAACAGGACCAAACGAGATCTCCTCATATCTCTCTAACCATCTATAGGGCCGGCCGGCTATACCAAGCGCAGGCCCATACCGTATACATACGCAAGTCATACATGTACATTCTAACACGCCCCCACAGTCACAGCGTTGAGGAGTCGGACGTTGAGACTGGACCGAAACTCCGTGAAGACTGAAGCTGGCAAtcctttggtgaagatgtcggcgaACTGAGACGTCGTTGGGACGTGAAGGACGCGGACAGCTCCAAGGGCCACTCGTTCTCGAACAAAGTGAAGATCAATCTCAATGTGCTTTGTACACTGATGCTGAACGGGGTTGGAAGACATGTAGACGTTACTGATGTTGTCACAATAGACCAAGGTGGCTTGGCGCAGGGGTGTATGCAGCTCAGCAAGGAGCTGGCGCAACCAGGAGGCCTCAGCAACGGCATTGGCAACAGCACGATACTCATCTTCTGCACTGAAACGGGAGACAGTGTTctggcgcttggaggaccaagagaTCAAGTTGTCGCCAAGGAACATAGCATAACCCGAAGTGGACTTACAGGTGTCGGGGCAGCCAGCCCAATCGACATCTGAGTAGACCACAAGCTCAGGCTGACTAGAGGCGCGCAGATGAAGACCCAAGTCCAAAGTGCCACGAACATAGCGCAGAATGCGCTTTAATGCTGCAAGGTGAGGCTCGCGGGGATCATGCATGTGGAGGCACACCTGCTGAACGGCATATGCAATATCCGGTCGTGTGAAGGTGAGGTACTGCAAGGCGCCAGCAAGACTGCGAAAGTCGGTAGGATCAGCAATAGGAACACCATCAGCCGGATGTTCTGCATGGCCATAGCCTGGGCGTGCAGGTTGATGAGGGTTGCGGCCTCGTGTTGAAGGAGAGCGGTGCGAAGATGGGGATCGTCGCCGTCGGCGGAGGCGAAGTCCTCGGCGTCCTCGGGGTCACTGGCGGCAGCATCGTCTTCCAGAGGCGGAGCAGCCGCGGCGCGCGGTCAAGGGCGGCCCAAAGGCGCGCGTCAGCCGCGTCGCGCTCCTGCTGAGCGGCGGCGGCTTCGCGCTCGGCTTCAGCCGcgcgggcagcggcggcgtcgCGGGCAGCCTTTGCCGCGCGGGCGCGGTCCTCCTTGGCGAGACAAGCCTGCTCGACCGCGCGTTCGCGCTCCGCCTGGAGGgctgcggcagcggcggcgttaGGTTGGATGACCTCCGTGGCAGCCGCGCAAGAAGCGGCGACAGCAGCATCGGTGGGTttggcgccgtccatggcagCGCGAGCGCACACAAGGGGCGTTGGGCGTGCGTAGGGAGGCGGCGGCCAAGAAAAAACGGAAAACCTAAACTCTTGATACCATGTAAGCAATGAAGATTGCGTGGAATATTGGATTAGATTGATTGAgagacctatatatatatatatatatatatatatatatataggggatGGGAGATCTCGTGGCTTATAGAAACAGGACCAAACGAGATCTCGTATCTCTCTAACCATCTATAGGGCCGGCCGGCTATACCAAGCGCAGGCCCATACCATATACATACGCAAGTCATACATGTACATTCTAACAGGATTATTGAAGGCACAATCTTCTGGTGCTTACACAACTCCCAAGCAACCAATTGGACCAGGCTGTTGAAGCCTTCTGCAATGTCTTTTATCCAGCCTCTTTTTACAGCACCATACCACGAGCTAGAGAGGAGATATCTCTATGTGGCATCACTGCTTGGAGGATGACCCTATAGTGGTTAGCTTTTTAGACAGCTAAACTATTCAACCTGTGGCTTAATCGCAAGACCTGGTACCAAACCGCTAGCTCTCATGATTATCGCATGGTGTTTTTTTATCATTACCTACATCCTTCCCTTCTGAAACTTTAAATTTTGCTTACCTTCAAATTAAAATACACACTTGTTGATGCTGCCTCTCATATCATGGCATTCATTATTGTGCCTTGGCATAAATATGGGTGCTGACACCGTCTAGAGTTTGCATATCATGATGGAACCCCTTAGACGTGCATTTTTGCTTATTTTGTGGTTTTCTAAGTGAAATCTGTGTATATTCTACTGATATGGACACAATATAAATTCAGGGTGAAGGACCAGGGACTGACCCAGAGAAATGGGAGGAGCTATTCAGATCTGTTCAATCAGACTAGTGGCATTCTGCGAAGCATAGTGGCGCAGTGTACATCATAATGTAATGTAATCCATAGAGACAGCATAATTCAATAGTAGCAATCATGTACAGAGATTTAGGTACCACTTGCAAAAAAGAATGTTTGGTTTGTGTACATAATATGAGCATTCAGATATGACGATTACCTCCTAAAAGTGATATTTTTGTTGGAAAGTAAAATGTTGAGTGTTCATTATCCTTATCCACTTTCAGACTTTTTTTTTTTCTAGGAATGCATTCATACTTGGATTTTTCATTTCAATATATATTCCCCTTTTCGAAGTTGTAAAATCAATTAGAATTTGTGCCGAATGATATAAATTCGGTTATCCTTGTTCCTAGAAAGAAGATGGAAAGCAGAGAGAAGACGGTGGTAGCTCAGCATCAGGTGACAGGCTATCTGCACCCGGGACCTGGGAACGGACCTCGCCTGCAAATATGGCGGTGGAGGAGCTGCACCGTGCGCCGCTACGGGGTACGCCAAATCTCTGTTCGCTACAGGAGATTGGGACAGGCAGAGGTTCCGCCCCGCGCCTGTATCCGCTCTCGGAGCGGGCCCCACGCCTGTATTCGCACCAGCGACGGGCTGCGGCATGATTTGGCAGCGTGCTGCCCGTTCCCGACCTGTAAAAAGAGTGCTGACGGTGGGCCATCCTGCTTTGCCGGTTGGCTTGGCGTAGGCGCGGTGCGGTCAGCCTCGCGTCAGTCATCTTCAACCTCGCGTACCTTGCTGCTCCAGAGCTCCTGCTCGGCTCCCTCACGGCGAACACCTCTTCCTACAGGTGATGATTGCCATTGTCATCGACGCGCCGGCCTCGGATCTAGGGTCAGCCTTCGATCTCGCGGCTCCGGGTGGCACTGGGACGCCCGACGAGCTCGCAGCTCCGGGCAGCGCAAGGGTGTCCGGCAAGCTCCGggcgggcggcgacggcggcggccgacCTCACGACGGATGGGAAGCGCTGCTCACCTTTGCAACGGGAGGGAGAGATGCTGGGCACGAATCGAAAGGGTGACACGGTGGAGCGACGGCGATGCGTGCCGCGTGCGGTGGACGGCGGTGGGGTGTGCAGCAGCCACCACCGGATGGTTAGGGAAGAAAGCAGGTGACTGATAGATAAGCAAAAAATCAGGCGACTGAGAAGTAAATCTGAATTTGTAAACCTAGCTTTTCGTGTACCAGTGCTGTGCTGCAAGCTGGCGGAGAGCAGCCGTTGAGGTTGAAACTGCCACCTGCGTTCCCACCAGCTTGCTAGCGCGGACTTGCGAGAGCTCGCCGGCCGACGCGAACGCGATGCTGTACATCGTCGGGCTCGGCCTCGGCGACGAGCGCGGCGTCACGGTGCGGGGGCTCGACGCCGTCCGCCGCTGCGCCAGGGTCTACATGGAGGCCTACGCcgccctcctcgtcctcggcccCGACCCTCCTTCCAGGCTCGACAGTCTTGTGCGTGCGTTTTCGATCAGGGCTGCCGACCGCCCGTTCGCTCAAAAGCCTGCCTTGCCACAGGCCGTCGCTCACGCACTTCCCCGTCGCGTTCTCCCTGCAGGAGAAGCTGTATGGGAAGGAGATCACGGTCGCCGACAAGgagatggtggaggaggagcgaggCGACCAGGCTCTGCGCGAGGCCGCCGGCGCCGACATTGCCTTCCTCGTCGTCGGACACCCGTTCGGGTAAAAGATTGCTtaattttcttttccttctcgATGAACGACGGGCGTGTTCGCTTAATCCTATCAGCTATTATCGGTCATCGtaaagtatttttctctcgcaacaaaaacAGCtttagccggcttataagccacagaaatgaTCCAGCGAACAGGTCATGGACTTCATTTCAGCCACGTGTAGCACCCGTACATCTTTGAGAAATTTGTGTTTTGTTCTGTGAGTTGACTTTATCAATTCTCTTTGTGTTCAGTTCCGATGAGCCTTTCAGGAAGGCAGCACACACTGATCTGGTCGTTCGAGCCAAGCGAATGGGGATACAGGTGAAGGTGATCGACAGTGCATCCGTCGTGAACGCAGTTGGGGCCTGTGGGTTGCAAGTTGCAACTTCACCGCTACGGGGAGGGCATCACCATACCGTTCTTTACCGAGACATACAAACGTGACTTTTTCTGCCAGGCCATACGCGATCAGGTCTACCCGGCGATTGTGAACAACCGCTGGCTCGGGCTGCACACGCTTTGCCTACTAGGTCTGTCACAATCACAATTGCTTGATTCGGCCTTTTTGACATTGTATCAGCGCTAACTAAGAATATTGGCAACCGAACTTGAATTTCTATACATCCATGCATGGGTCACATGTGTACAGTTTAAATTTCAGTACTTGACATATTGACGTTacatattgattcttgtgagcaaATGCAATCATCGTTCAAACTGTTAGAGTGCTACGGAATCAATGTACATTGTTTTTTAGTCTTCTTGTTTAAGTTGCCAGTACTTTAAGGATCTTTCATTCTTCCCCTCTCTCTTGTTGATATGCTTTAAGCCAAAGCTTAGCTGCATTTATTTTGACTATCAATGGACTTCCGGGATACGACTTTGTGTTCGTGGTTCATTGTGGTTatctttattaaaaaaaaatgtAAATACACAGAACACTGATTGGACACATTATTCAGTTCAGATATTCATGCAAAGGAGCCGATATCTCAGTCTTTATGCAGGTAATCTGGCATAGTTTGTTGTATATGGTCATATTTACCTGGCAGTGCTAAAATGTTGTATCTTCTGAGCTTGCACACTAACAACATTCTCAATCTATACACCGCTTGTCGGTTTCAGTCCTATATTTTATTCTGTGGAAAATAGAAGGCCCTTACACGAAACACTGACTTGTTCTCTGCTATTTATATGACAGAACTAATCTTACTATGTTAGAAATTTATTATACAAATTTAATTGGATTACTAAAATATGTTCGGAACTTTTGTGCCTTTGGCTGGTCAGCCAGCTAAAATAAAGAATTAGTGAAATGAAACACTACAAAATCTAACCCTTTTAATAGTCTCCTTTGCTTACATACTGCCAAAGAAAGAAAGTAGGCAAGAGTGGGCTATCACTTCCCTTTTGCAATTGCAATATATTCTGGACACATACTGGATTGTGGACACCAATATGATCCAGCAGTCTAGCAATTAAGAAAAAAAACTGAGAAGTGGTCCACATTGTTACCCTTAGTGAAAATCATCGAACACTTGCACGACAATATCAACCGATGTTATTGATGATTACTCAAAAGAACGCAGGGATAGGAAAAAAAACTCCATAGAATCTGGCTTTCTGCTGGCGGGACAATGGAAGGGAGGAGGAGCTAACCATTTAAATCTACCAATGACAAAACCCTCTGAATAACCACATTGTtctgcagcactacttcagcagtacttttcaatgaacaaacaatgttttcctctcgtaacaaatcagcataagcataagcataagccaaatttcagcgttGAACCTGGTGAAGTTCCTGATTGTCCATGTGAAGTTGTTAAACACGATATCTGCCCATCTTCTATGGGCTGGCCCTACCACTGCCAATAGGCATGGAACAAGTCTGTATTGAGATTCAGGAATCGGGTTAATGCAGCACACACAACCAAGTTCCTACTGCGGCACATTATCAAACCAAGCTACAAATCAGACTGAAACAAATATATATAAGCAGTAAAATGAGATAAGCACGTACAGTACATTCCTTGGTCTGGGATGTGTCGGCCACCTCCTTGCTCGTGAGCGTCAGAGAGAACTGCGTCCGGTAAAGGGCCTCAGCAGTCAGCACGAGCCCGCGACGAAGACGCGACCACCCTGGGGCGCCGGCGGCTGGGCAGCTTCCATGTTGGCAAGGCGGGGGTGGCCTCCTCCGCCGCCACATGGTCCGCGGCAGCAGCGTCGCTGCTCCCTGCTTCCCACCTCGTGGAGATGGTTCAGCGCCTTCTCCTCGACCACAACGAGCTTCCCCAGGGAGCGCCTGGCGGTAGCGATGGCATCGCCGGCGCGGTTGATGTCAGTGCAGCGCAGGATCCGGTGGCTCCCACACGTCTTGAGCGAGAGATCTAGATTAAAATGTTTCCGGCGGCGGCGCGACCTTGTGGCGACGGCACCGGTCGACGCGGTTGCGGCGGCGTAGGGATGTCGCGCACGGCGGCGTTGGAGATGTGCGGCGGCGTTGGAGACGTGCGGCGATGTAGGGACGGCCCAAGTGGTTTTCCGCGAGGCTTAGGGCGAGGGCAGAGTGAGGATTTCCGCGAGGACGAGGGATCGATCGATTGTACGGATCGCCGGGATCGTGGGGAGATTGCCGTCTTTCTAGGAAACGATCGTGCGGTGGAGGCCGGGACACCGGCTACGTGATTGACGGAATGACGGCGCGTGGGGGTGCGAAGGAGCGTGCGAGGGAATGACTCACGGTATCGTACGGTGAAGGCAGAGCCACGACCCGAACGATCATCGCACCATTCGGTttagttttgttctttttagttgtatatAGGAGATAGTTTAGATAAATATATGTTTTGGCATTCTATTTACTGTAGTCATGTCCAATTCCAGAGGAACGAAGGTGTATGAACCACCGAGATTCATGCGCCCTATTCgtttggtttataagccgtactttttcagccaacgaaccgtatttttctctcacaacaaatcagcaaacagtactttcagccatggattatcagccaaacgaacatggcaGACTGTAAACACTGCAATAAGCCAGCTTCTGGAGCTGTTGGAAATGCGTGGAGAACCAGGTATAATCTCTGAACTTTGCTTTCTCAAGTTTTCATCTCTGTCACAGTGTCACACATGGGATTACACTTGCAATATGACCTACCATATAGCCACACATAGAATTGAACATAGTATTTCCTATAATATAACACATATATTGCTAGTTTTTTCTCAAAGAAATATATTGTTAGTTTTTTGCTCTTCATACAATGCTCTAAATCCTGCCTTCCTCGATCATTAGCCTCACTGTTTGATTTGCATTTTCTTACAGAGCCGGTATATGATGCGGATTCACTGTGCATAGGCGTGGCTCGCCTTGGAAGTGACGATGAGAGGATCCTTGCTGGTCCTACGGGGAAACTCGTCGATGCAGATTTTGGCCCACCCCCTCACTGCCTCGTCATAGTGGGGGAGACTGCTCCAGAGGAAGAAGAGATGCTAGAATTTTACATGATCAAGTAACGATATACAGCCTACTCTGTTTCGCAAGACAGTGGCCAAGGCTCTTACATGGTTGAATGATTGTAAGCCTTCCGGTGCTTCTGTGTGCGACATTGGAGAAATCTAGTTCAGgatcttttatctttcagtttgGATTTTTTTTCCTTGTTTCTGGCTTGAACTGTATCGCTGACAACCCCTGCTAAACCTCTAGTAAGACCTATTGGCTTTCAAGAAAAGCAGAGTCTTTGACTCttttccaaaaaaataaaaaaacctaCTGTTTCGATTCACTGTGGGAATTTCTCCAACCAAGAATTGTCaatctatcttcatgcttggaagTCTATTTTCTTCAGTTGGAAGTT
It encodes:
- the LOC136465958 gene encoding probable diphthine methyl ester synthase translates to MLYIVGLGLGDERGVTVRGLDAVRRCARVYMEAYAALLVLGPDPPSRLDSLEKLYGKEITVADKEMVEEERGDQALREAAGADIAFLVVGHPFGSDEPFRKAAHTDLVVRAKRMGIQVKVIDSASVVNAVGACGLQVYPAIVNNRWLGLHTLCLLGLSQSQLLDSAFLTLYQR